A region from the Pseudonocardia petroleophila genome encodes:
- a CDS encoding xanthine dehydrogenase family protein molybdopterin-binding subunit codes for MTATTEKSTEKFVGQSILRREDAALITGQGTFTDGIAMPGALHLAVLRSPLAHARITSIDLTAALALPGVVAAFTGADLASEFAIGLPCGWPVTEDIKIPEHPPLAVDEVNHVGDGVAVVLATDAATAEDALGLVEVDYEALPAVFDVEAALEPGAPLVHEALGTNHCYTWPLATGDVDAAFAEADVVVEGRYLQQRVLPSPMEPRAVLVSPDPVGGGFTIYSSTQVPHFLRDIGAMVVGMPDSKLRVIAPDVGGGFGAKLNVYAEEALALALARRLKKPVRWNETRSDHHIATTHGRGQVQKMAVAATREGKILGMKVELLADMGAYLQLLTPGIAVFGAFTYCGLYDFGSYSFDCKGVFTNLTPTDAYRGAGRSEAAYAHERIMDDLARELGMDAAEVRLINLHPKFLEPRTVPSGVLYDSGDYEPCMREAMRLVDYDAVRAEQEQRRASGDPVQIGIGIGNFTESGGLSPSKVAAGVRLQSGGWEAATVRMLVSGKVEVVTGTSPHGQGHETAWSQIAADALGVHPDDVEVLHSDTAIAPFGRDTYGSRSLPVGGVSVHLAAHKVVDKAKTIAAHLLEASEDDLSFENGRFAVGGTDAGITIQEVAMAAYLADNLPEGMEPLLTAENAFDPPNFTWPFGTHICVMEVDTETGFSKIRRFVAVDDCGHVVNPEIVAGQLHGGIAQGIGQAMFEEATFDADGNPTTATLADYQFAAASDLPHIELGSTVTPSPTNPMGVKGIGESGAIGSSPAVVNAVIDAVAHLGVTHIDMPTTPQRVWRAIQEARG; via the coding sequence AGAAGTTCGTCGGTCAGAGCATCCTGCGGCGCGAGGACGCCGCGCTGATCACGGGGCAGGGCACGTTCACCGACGGCATCGCGATGCCCGGTGCCCTGCACCTGGCCGTCCTGCGCAGCCCGCTCGCCCACGCCCGGATCACCTCGATCGACCTCACCGCCGCGCTCGCCCTCCCCGGCGTCGTCGCCGCGTTCACCGGCGCCGACCTGGCCTCGGAGTTCGCGATCGGGCTGCCCTGCGGCTGGCCGGTCACCGAGGACATCAAGATCCCCGAGCACCCGCCGCTGGCCGTCGACGAGGTCAACCACGTCGGCGACGGCGTGGCGGTCGTGCTCGCCACGGACGCGGCGACCGCGGAGGACGCGCTCGGCCTGGTCGAGGTCGACTACGAGGCGCTGCCGGCCGTGTTCGACGTGGAGGCCGCGCTGGAGCCGGGCGCCCCGCTCGTCCACGAGGCGCTGGGCACCAACCACTGCTACACGTGGCCTCTGGCCACCGGTGACGTCGACGCGGCGTTCGCCGAGGCCGACGTCGTCGTCGAGGGCCGCTACCTGCAGCAGCGCGTGCTGCCCTCGCCGATGGAGCCGCGCGCGGTCCTCGTCAGCCCCGACCCGGTCGGCGGCGGGTTCACGATCTACTCCTCCACGCAGGTGCCGCACTTCCTCCGCGACATCGGCGCGATGGTCGTCGGCATGCCCGACTCGAAGCTGCGGGTGATCGCCCCCGACGTCGGCGGCGGGTTCGGGGCCAAGCTCAACGTCTACGCCGAGGAGGCGCTGGCCCTCGCGCTCGCTCGGCGGCTCAAGAAGCCGGTGCGGTGGAACGAGACCCGCTCGGACCACCACATCGCCACCACCCACGGCCGCGGCCAGGTGCAGAAGATGGCGGTGGCGGCCACCCGCGAGGGCAAGATCCTCGGGATGAAGGTGGAGCTGCTCGCCGACATGGGCGCCTACCTGCAGCTGCTCACCCCGGGCATCGCGGTGTTCGGGGCGTTCACCTACTGCGGGCTCTACGACTTCGGGTCCTACTCCTTCGACTGCAAGGGCGTGTTCACCAACCTCACCCCGACCGACGCCTACCGCGGCGCCGGGCGGTCCGAGGCGGCCTACGCCCACGAGCGGATCATGGACGACCTGGCGCGCGAGCTGGGCATGGACGCGGCCGAGGTGCGGCTGATCAACCTGCACCCGAAGTTCCTCGAGCCGCGCACCGTCCCCTCCGGCGTCCTGTACGACTCGGGCGACTACGAGCCGTGCATGCGCGAGGCCATGCGCCTGGTCGACTACGACGCCGTCCGCGCCGAGCAGGAGCAGCGCCGGGCGTCCGGCGACCCGGTGCAGATCGGCATCGGCATCGGCAACTTCACCGAGAGCGGCGGGCTCTCGCCGTCGAAGGTGGCGGCGGGCGTACGGCTGCAGAGCGGCGGCTGGGAGGCCGCGACGGTCCGGATGCTGGTCAGCGGCAAGGTCGAGGTCGTCACGGGCACCTCGCCGCACGGGCAGGGCCACGAGACGGCGTGGTCGCAGATCGCGGCCGACGCCCTCGGCGTGCACCCCGACGACGTCGAGGTGCTGCACTCCGACACCGCCATCGCCCCGTTCGGCCGCGACACCTACGGCTCGCGCAGCCTCCCCGTCGGCGGGGTGTCGGTGCACCTGGCCGCGCACAAGGTCGTCGACAAGGCGAAGACGATCGCCGCGCACCTGCTGGAGGCCTCCGAGGACGACCTGTCGTTCGAGAACGGGCGGTTCGCCGTCGGCGGCACCGACGCGGGCATCACGATCCAGGAGGTGGCGATGGCCGCCTACCTGGCCGACAACCTGCCCGAGGGCATGGAGCCGCTGCTCACCGCGGAGAACGCGTTCGACCCGCCCAACTTCACATGGCCCTTCGGCACGCACATCTGCGTGATGGAGGTCGACACCGAGACCGGGTTCTCGAAGATCCGCCGGTTCGTCGCGGTCGACGACTGCGGGCACGTCGTCAACCCGGAGATCGTGGCAGGCCAGCTGCACGGCGGCATCGCGCAGGGGATCGGGCAGGCCATGTTCGAGGAGGCCACGTTCGACGCCGACGGCAACCCGACCACGGCCACCCTCGCCGACTACCAGTTCGCCGCGGCCTCGGACCTGCCGCACATCGAGCTCGGCAGTACGGTCACGCCGTCGCCGACGAACCCGATGGGCGTCAAGGGCATCGGGGAGTCGGGGGCGATCGGCTCGTCGCCCGCCGTGGTGAACGCCGTGATCGACGCGGTGGCCCACCTCGGGGTGACGCACATCGACATGCCCACCACGCCGCAGCGGGTGTGGCGGGCCATCCAGGAGGCGCGGGGATAA